One Thermococcus eurythermalis DNA segment encodes these proteins:
- a CDS encoding PAB0415 family putative ATP pyrophosphatase, whose protein sequence is MKGVAFFSGGKDGLYALHLAQKSGIDVPYLIALKTTIGASPHWENFSALEALARAMGKELLTFDMARGSGALAEFISSLDVDYLIAGDVLLEDHYRWVERLAMEAGVKALEPLWGKDTKRLAGEILGAGFEYAIIAVNQEKLGKEWLGYTFRSLGDLERFLERNPDADPIGEFGEFHTVVLASPLFEGRFDIEVLSRGESRRYYWVRFGLRKEKR, encoded by the coding sequence TTGAAGGGCGTAGCATTCTTTTCGGGCGGGAAAGATGGCCTCTACGCGCTCCACCTTGCCCAAAAAAGCGGAATAGATGTCCCATACTTAATTGCGCTTAAAACGACGATAGGAGCCTCCCCCCACTGGGAGAACTTCTCGGCCCTTGAGGCGTTAGCGAGGGCCATGGGGAAGGAACTCCTCACGTTTGACATGGCGCGGGGTAGCGGAGCGCTGGCCGAGTTTATCTCCTCGCTCGACGTTGACTACCTCATCGCGGGGGACGTCCTCCTTGAGGATCACTATCGCTGGGTTGAGCGCCTTGCTATGGAAGCTGGGGTTAAAGCCCTTGAGCCCTTATGGGGCAAGGATACTAAGAGACTGGCCGGGGAAATCCTGGGGGCTGGCTTTGAGTACGCGATTATAGCCGTGAACCAGGAGAAGCTCGGCAAAGAGTGGCTCGGCTACACCTTCCGCTCCCTCGGAGATTTGGAGCGCTTCCTTGAGCGGAATCCCGATGCTGACCCAATTGGCGAGTTCGGGGAGTTCCACACCGTCGTCCTGGCTTCTCCGCTCTTTGAGGGGCGCTTTGACATCGAAGTCCTGTCCAGAGGGGAGAGCAGGAGGTATTACTGGGTTAGGTTTGGGCTAAGAAAGGAGAAAAGGTAA
- the cbiB gene encoding adenosylcobinamide-phosphate synthase CbiB, translating into MEPTAIFLLALLWDFLLGEPPAKLHPVVWFGSIAGFLDRRWKRRGPVLDFLAGAFTTLIVVAFALVLSTVPFYLPFPLNYALAVYLLKSSFAVRSLYKHVARTVTEDIEEKRKAVSMIVSRDTSTLDGAHLNSAAIESLAENLNDSVVAPLFYFLLFGLPGALVYRAVNTLDAMLGYRNERYEFFGKFPARVDDVLNFIPARLTVLLYLPLGGRKVFGHYLLARFKLNSDKPISAMSAVLDVWLEKPGLYRFPGRTPKNEDIKRALKVYLIVVGEWVAIVLILLMLEVVPCLSP; encoded by the coding sequence ATGGAGCCAACTGCCATTTTCCTCCTTGCCCTGCTATGGGACTTTCTCCTCGGGGAGCCGCCGGCCAAACTCCACCCCGTAGTGTGGTTCGGGAGCATAGCGGGCTTTCTAGACAGGAGATGGAAGAGAAGAGGCCCAGTTCTCGATTTCCTCGCAGGAGCTTTTACAACCCTCATTGTGGTGGCCTTTGCCCTTGTGCTCTCAACAGTCCCATTTTACCTCCCGTTCCCTCTCAACTACGCCCTTGCGGTTTACCTCCTCAAAAGCTCCTTTGCAGTGAGGAGCCTGTACAAGCACGTCGCAAGAACAGTAACAGAGGACATTGAGGAAAAGCGGAAGGCCGTCTCGATGATAGTGAGCAGAGACACCAGCACCCTCGACGGGGCCCACCTGAACTCGGCCGCGATAGAGAGCCTTGCCGAGAACCTCAACGACTCCGTTGTTGCCCCGCTCTTTTACTTCCTCCTTTTTGGTCTTCCAGGGGCATTAGTTTACCGCGCTGTGAACACCCTCGATGCCATGCTCGGGTACAGGAACGAGCGCTACGAGTTCTTCGGCAAGTTCCCGGCGAGAGTTGACGACGTCCTCAACTTTATCCCTGCTAGGCTGACGGTTCTCCTCTACCTCCCGCTCGGCGGAAGGAAGGTATTCGGGCACTACCTCCTCGCGAGATTCAAACTCAACTCCGACAAGCCCATTTCAGCCATGAGTGCCGTCCTCGACGTGTGGCTTGAAAAGCCCGGCCTCTATCGGTTTCCTGGCAGGACGCCGAAGAACGAGGACATAAAGCGGGCGTTGAAGGTTTATCTGATCGTTGTTGGAGAATGGGTCGCGATCGTCCTGATACTTCTAATGCTGGAGGTGGTTCCATGCTTGAGCCCGTGA
- a CDS encoding aminotransferase class I/II-fold pyridoxal phosphate-dependent enzyme, with amino-acid sequence MLEPVKFSAYHGGAREEGLLDFSASLNPYPPEWLDEMFKRAKEISNHYPYYKGLEEELAELVGEPLTVTAGITEALYLIGILALRGRKVIIPRHTYGEYERAARIFGAEVIKGPNEPEKLAELVERDSVVFFCNPNNPDGKFYRVRELRPLLDAVEEKEALLVLDEAFIDFVQKPESPEGENIVKLRTFTKSYGLPGIRVGYVTGFEKAFRSVRMPWGIGSTGVAFLESLIKDGFEHLRRTMPLIWREKERLEKALGVKSDANFFIKRVGNAGEFVRAMKKRGILVRSCESFGLPEYIRFSVRRPEENGILIEAFRELGERF; translated from the coding sequence ATGCTTGAGCCCGTGAAGTTCTCGGCCTATCACGGCGGTGCGAGGGAGGAAGGACTGCTCGACTTTTCCGCGTCGCTGAACCCCTACCCCCCTGAGTGGCTCGACGAGATGTTTAAGCGCGCGAAGGAGATAAGCAACCACTATCCCTACTACAAGGGGCTTGAGGAGGAACTGGCTGAGCTTGTAGGCGAGCCGCTGACGGTCACCGCGGGCATTACTGAGGCGCTCTACCTCATTGGAATCCTAGCGCTACGGGGTAGAAAGGTCATAATCCCCCGCCACACCTACGGCGAGTACGAGCGCGCGGCGAGGATTTTCGGGGCGGAGGTCATCAAAGGCCCGAACGAGCCCGAAAAGCTGGCCGAGCTCGTTGAGAGAGATTCTGTGGTGTTCTTCTGCAACCCGAACAACCCTGACGGGAAGTTCTACCGCGTTAGGGAGCTCAGGCCGCTCCTCGATGCGGTGGAAGAGAAAGAGGCGCTCCTCGTCCTGGACGAGGCCTTCATAGACTTCGTGCAGAAACCGGAGAGCCCAGAAGGGGAAAACATCGTGAAGCTTCGAACCTTCACAAAGAGCTACGGCCTGCCGGGGATAAGGGTCGGCTACGTCACCGGCTTTGAGAAGGCCTTCAGGAGCGTGAGAATGCCCTGGGGCATAGGCTCGACGGGGGTTGCTTTCCTTGAGTCCCTTATCAAAGATGGCTTCGAGCACCTCAGGAGAACTATGCCCCTCATCTGGCGCGAGAAGGAGAGACTTGAGAAGGCACTCGGCGTGAAAAGCGACGCGAACTTCTTCATCAAGCGTGTTGGGAATGCGGGAGAGTTCGTGAGGGCGATGAAAAAACGGGGAATCCTGGTGAGGAGCTGTGAGAGCTTCGGCCTGCCGGAATACATCAGATTTTCAGTCAGGAGGCCAGAGGAGAACGGCATCTTAATTGAGGCCTTCAGGGAGCTTGGGGAAAGGTTTTAA
- a CDS encoding class I SAM-dependent methyltransferase gives MHELYTVLAEYYDAIYRRRVERVSREIDFVEELFQKEAEREVKKVLDLACGTGIPTLELARRGYQVIGLDLHEEMLAVARRKAGAEGLNIEFVQEDALEIGFEEEFDAVTMFFSSIMYFDDSTIQELFNSVKRAIRPGGVFIADFPCWFYGGSDGPIVWDERKGDERLVITDWRKVEPAFQKLHFKRLVQILKPDGSVKAFMVDDELNIYTPREMRLLAEKHFRKVKIYGDGHELRPNDRRYWLVTVK, from the coding sequence ATGCACGAGCTCTACACCGTTCTGGCTGAATACTACGATGCGATTTACAGAAGGAGAGTGGAGCGGGTTTCCAGGGAGATAGACTTCGTGGAGGAGCTCTTCCAGAAGGAGGCAGAGCGCGAGGTGAAGAAAGTCCTCGACCTCGCCTGCGGGACGGGAATCCCGACGCTTGAACTCGCGAGACGCGGATATCAGGTCATCGGCCTTGACCTCCACGAAGAGATGCTCGCGGTTGCGAGGAGAAAGGCCGGGGCGGAGGGACTCAACATCGAGTTCGTTCAGGAGGACGCTCTCGAAATCGGCTTTGAGGAGGAGTTTGACGCCGTGACGATGTTCTTCTCATCAATTATGTATTTCGATGATTCTACAATTCAGGAATTATTTAATTCTGTAAAGCGGGCCATAAGACCAGGCGGGGTCTTCATAGCAGACTTCCCGTGCTGGTTCTACGGCGGGAGCGACGGCCCGATAGTATGGGACGAACGGAAGGGCGACGAGCGGCTGGTGATTACCGACTGGCGCAAGGTTGAACCCGCATTCCAGAAGCTCCACTTCAAGAGGCTCGTGCAAATTTTAAAGCCTGACGGGAGCGTTAAGGCCTTCATGGTGGACGACGAGCTCAACATCTACACCCCGAGGGAGATGAGACTTCTGGCGGAAAAGCACTTCAGGAAGGTCAAAATCTACGGGGACGGGCACGAGCTGAGGCCCAACGACCGGCGTTATTGGTTGGTGACGGTGAAATGA
- a CDS encoding valine--tRNA ligase, translated as MLPKNYDPNEIEPKWQKFWLDEKIYKYELDEKRPSYAIDTPPPFTSGTLHLGHVLSHTWIDIIARYKRMTGYNVLFPQGFDNHGLPTELKVEKEFGISKDEPEKFLQKCVEWTWQAIEAMRNQFIRIGYSADWDLEYHTMDDWYKAAVQKSLLEFYKKGMLYRDKHPVYWCPRCRTSLAKAEVGYVEEEGFLYYIKLPLADGSGHVPIATTRPELMPACVAVFVHPEDERYKDVVGKKVKLPIFEREVPVIADEDVDPSFGTGAVYNCTYGDEQDVVWQKRYNLPVIIAINEDGTMNENAGPYAGLKTEEARKKIAEDLEKMGLLYKKEKIRHRVLRHTERSSCMAPIELLPKTQWFIKVRDFTDEIVKVAEQINWYPEDMFLRLKDWAESMDWDWVISRQRVFGTPIPFWVCKNGHVVPAKEEDLPVDPRFDKPPVEKCPVCGAELEPVTDVLDCWVDSSITPLIISKWHEAIKGNEEAKRWFEHNFPTALRPQGTDIIRTWAFYTIFRTYILTGEKPWHDVLINGMVAGPDGRKMSKSYGNVVAPDEVIPKYGADALRLWTALAPPGEDHPFKWETVDYNFRFLQKVWNIYRFAERHLEDFDPAKAPEELEPLDRWILSRLHRLIKFATEEMERYRFNLLTRELMTFVWHEVADDYLEMIKYRLYGDDEESKLKAKAALYELLYNIMLLLAPFVPHITEELYQNLFRERIGAKSVHLLDWPKFREDRIDEEAEKLGELAREIVGAMRRYKNSHGLALNAKLKHVAIYATEGYDRLKAIEKDIAGTMNIERLEIIRGEPALEERITEIKPNFRTVGPKYGKLVPKITAYLREHAEEVARALKETGKVEFEVDGERVELSKEDVVLRKAVFSEGEEVETAVVEDAVIVFF; from the coding sequence ATGCTCCCGAAGAACTACGACCCGAACGAGATTGAGCCCAAGTGGCAGAAGTTCTGGCTGGACGAGAAAATCTACAAGTACGAGCTCGACGAGAAGAGGCCGAGCTACGCGATAGACACTCCGCCTCCGTTCACGAGCGGAACGCTCCACCTCGGTCACGTGCTCAGCCACACCTGGATCGACATCATAGCCCGCTACAAGAGGATGACCGGCTACAACGTGCTCTTCCCGCAGGGCTTCGACAACCACGGGCTTCCAACGGAGCTAAAGGTCGAGAAGGAGTTCGGAATCAGCAAGGATGAACCGGAGAAGTTCCTCCAGAAGTGCGTTGAGTGGACATGGCAGGCCATTGAGGCCATGCGCAACCAGTTCATCCGTATAGGCTACTCCGCCGACTGGGACCTTGAGTACCACACTATGGACGACTGGTACAAGGCCGCCGTCCAGAAGTCCCTCCTTGAGTTCTACAAGAAGGGCATGCTCTACCGCGACAAGCACCCGGTCTACTGGTGCCCGCGCTGTAGGACTAGCTTGGCCAAGGCAGAGGTCGGCTACGTCGAGGAGGAAGGCTTCCTCTACTACATCAAGCTCCCGCTTGCTGATGGTTCCGGCCACGTCCCGATAGCCACCACGAGGCCAGAGCTGATGCCCGCCTGTGTTGCCGTCTTCGTCCACCCGGAGGACGAGCGCTACAAGGACGTTGTGGGTAAGAAGGTTAAACTGCCAATATTCGAGAGGGAAGTACCGGTTATAGCCGACGAGGACGTTGACCCGAGCTTTGGAACCGGAGCGGTCTACAACTGTACCTACGGTGACGAGCAGGACGTCGTCTGGCAGAAGCGCTACAACCTCCCGGTCATCATAGCCATCAACGAGGACGGCACGATGAACGAGAACGCCGGGCCGTACGCTGGCCTCAAGACCGAGGAGGCGAGAAAGAAGATAGCCGAAGACCTCGAGAAGATGGGCCTCCTCTACAAGAAGGAGAAGATAAGGCACCGCGTCCTCAGACACACCGAGAGGAGCTCCTGTATGGCCCCCATCGAGCTGCTCCCCAAGACCCAGTGGTTCATCAAGGTGAGGGACTTCACCGACGAGATAGTGAAGGTCGCCGAGCAGATCAACTGGTACCCAGAGGACATGTTCTTAAGGCTTAAGGACTGGGCCGAGAGCATGGACTGGGACTGGGTCATAAGCAGGCAGCGCGTTTTCGGCACGCCGATTCCCTTCTGGGTCTGTAAGAACGGCCACGTGGTTCCGGCAAAGGAGGAAGACCTCCCCGTTGACCCGCGCTTCGACAAGCCGCCCGTCGAGAAGTGTCCGGTCTGCGGTGCCGAGCTTGAGCCGGTCACCGATGTCCTCGACTGCTGGGTCGACTCAAGCATAACCCCGCTGATAATCAGCAAGTGGCACGAGGCCATCAAGGGCAACGAAGAGGCCAAGCGCTGGTTCGAGCACAACTTCCCGACCGCCCTCAGACCGCAGGGAACCGACATCATCAGGACGTGGGCGTTCTACACGATATTCAGGACTTACATACTCACCGGCGAGAAGCCCTGGCACGACGTCCTCATCAACGGAATGGTGGCCGGGCCTGACGGCAGGAAGATGAGCAAGAGCTACGGCAACGTCGTTGCCCCGGACGAGGTCATTCCGAAGTACGGCGCCGATGCCCTGAGGCTCTGGACTGCTTTAGCGCCGCCCGGAGAGGACCACCCGTTCAAGTGGGAAACTGTAGACTACAACTTCCGCTTCCTGCAGAAGGTCTGGAACATCTACCGCTTCGCCGAGAGACACTTAGAGGATTTCGACCCGGCCAAAGCGCCCGAGGAGCTCGAACCGCTCGACCGCTGGATTCTCTCAAGGCTCCACAGGCTCATCAAGTTCGCCACCGAGGAGATGGAGCGCTACCGCTTCAACCTGCTCACGCGCGAGCTGATGACCTTCGTATGGCACGAGGTCGCTGACGACTACCTTGAGATGATCAAGTACCGCCTCTACGGCGACGACGAGGAGAGCAAGCTGAAAGCCAAAGCGGCGCTCTACGAGCTGCTCTACAACATAATGCTCCTGCTCGCTCCATTCGTTCCGCACATCACCGAGGAGCTCTACCAGAACCTCTTCCGCGAGAGGATTGGTGCCAAAAGCGTCCACCTCCTCGACTGGCCGAAGTTCAGGGAGGATAGAATCGACGAAGAGGCCGAGAAGCTCGGTGAGCTCGCCCGCGAGATAGTCGGTGCAATGAGGCGCTACAAGAACTCCCACGGCTTAGCTCTCAACGCCAAGCTCAAGCACGTGGCCATCTACGCCACCGAGGGCTACGACAGGCTCAAGGCCATCGAGAAGGACATCGCCGGAACAATGAACATCGAGAGGCTGGAGATAATCAGGGGTGAGCCTGCTCTGGAAGAGCGCATCACCGAGATAAAGCCCAACTTCAGAACGGTCGGGCCGAAATACGGCAAACTCGTTCCGAAGATTACCGCCTACCTCAGGGAGCACGCCGAAGAAGTTGCCAGGGCCCTCAAGGAGACCGGAAAGGTCGAGTTCGAGGTCGATGGAGAGAGGGTCGAGCTGAGCAAGGAAGACGTCGTACTCAGGAAGGCCGTCTTCAGCGAGGGCGAAGAGGTAGAAACGGCGGTTGTCGAGGACGCGGTTATAGTGTTCTTCTGA
- the trm10 gene encoding tRNA (guanine(9)-/adenine(9)-N1)-methyltransferase produces the protein MKTLADVFREALREKGIESIGTLSKRFRKSKNKLQDIAVEIVHGKGAIFRVPEKTAVAWDLSGKRVEGSYYAYAPLCMMEKFEPVLTPEELRSRLPEWPYFIIDLQLWDKHTGKEKGKVCLQINQSYGLLRDYFTGGELAVTWAGEEFRSMFHGPLDRITTYEGPTAEFLKEKGIDEVVLLDPWADEVLSEKDFEVNAFVIGGIVDTGRDKKLTPKIGEELESAGIRVRRRKIVLRGDVIGVPDRINRILGIILKMMVEGKSMDEAVYELQEPLHARWRLRKELPKRAVRYKVDGKTYRVVEKELFEYYSSWLKIRWEDFVKVLRELDLVALERKRMHHLNKISNARVINGKLYRVILLKKAAMLCYNC, from the coding sequence ATGAAGACGCTCGCCGATGTTTTCAGGGAAGCCCTGAGGGAGAAGGGCATCGAGAGCATAGGAACCCTCTCCAAGCGCTTCAGGAAGTCAAAGAACAAGCTCCAGGACATAGCGGTTGAGATAGTCCACGGCAAGGGCGCAATCTTTCGCGTCCCCGAGAAGACCGCGGTCGCGTGGGACTTGAGCGGGAAACGCGTTGAGGGCTCATACTACGCCTACGCCCCGCTGTGCATGATGGAGAAGTTCGAGCCGGTTCTTACCCCTGAGGAGCTCCGCTCCAGGCTCCCGGAGTGGCCCTACTTTATAATAGACCTCCAGCTCTGGGACAAGCACACCGGGAAGGAGAAGGGCAAGGTCTGCCTCCAGATAAACCAGAGCTACGGCCTGCTGAGGGACTATTTCACCGGCGGAGAGCTGGCCGTGACCTGGGCCGGCGAGGAGTTCAGGTCAATGTTCCACGGCCCGCTTGACAGAATTACCACCTACGAAGGCCCAACCGCCGAGTTCCTGAAGGAGAAGGGGATTGACGAAGTTGTCCTCCTCGACCCCTGGGCGGACGAGGTTCTGAGCGAGAAGGACTTTGAGGTTAATGCCTTCGTAATCGGCGGGATAGTTGACACCGGCAGGGACAAGAAGCTGACGCCTAAGATAGGCGAGGAGCTTGAGAGCGCTGGAATCCGCGTCAGGAGGAGGAAGATCGTCCTCAGGGGGGACGTCATCGGCGTCCCGGACAGGATAAACCGCATCCTCGGCATAATCCTCAAGATGATGGTTGAGGGCAAGTCAATGGACGAGGCCGTTTACGAGCTCCAGGAACCGTTACACGCCCGCTGGCGCCTGAGGAAGGAGCTTCCAAAGAGGGCAGTCAGGTACAAGGTGGACGGCAAGACCTACCGCGTCGTGGAGAAGGAGCTGTTCGAATATTACTCCAGCTGGCTCAAAATCCGCTGGGAGGACTTCGTGAAGGTGCTTAGGGAGCTAGACCTCGTTGCCCTCGAAAGGAAGAGAATGCACCACCTCAACAAGATTTCAAACGCGAGGGTAATCAACGGCAAGCTCTACAGGGTAATCCTCCTCAAGAAGGCCGCGATGCTGTGCTACAACTGCTGA
- a CDS encoding glycosyltransferase family 39 protein: MNRVLFYAIVPVLLVMVLVINLKSIPGPPYGGDLYFHNGIAEAIFHGTPVFHDPTNYEGYAFYPWLYHSIVALLGHIVGAVMPVTVYIMPILILLLSIIIIYLLVGELTSKHAAVLSPLLPLAFHFPDPHPHTLMLMVFVPLFYLALIRYLKEPSIKNGIFLGTTWALAGLTHVLGTFGIGAVIVVNVIWDVVRDRALSAVKRWIVPFFVGIPLLFLYWGPLLFVYHAQTPNPYQSLVWAHYTIVDFTVDMATFFVFYSWKGILSLLAIVGLYIIVKIQSHPARRIIVSSLLGMYIGGVIFILLGNPLIAKKLSLYFFTLDIILVSLGVAYITSRFPKGKALAAITVMLLAISGVTVIEFASSPWVQIGFHEFPFDELRTWLIENTDVNDVILSNYEASFMLFSISGRKTVLFRRTHASPFVDYNKRSADIMVALLGNNTTKALQILKEYHIKYVYIDKSTSADPLWVPISYRKYLENNGVPCHIEQVRYDPADPKSVKIEACVSEFNISKLMPYLEERFNKRDSVLFEIHYPDELAEM, from the coding sequence ATGAACAGGGTGTTATTTTATGCGATAGTTCCCGTCCTCTTAGTTATGGTCCTTGTGATTAACCTGAAATCTATTCCAGGACCTCCCTACGGTGGTGACCTATACTTCCACAATGGAATCGCTGAAGCAATATTCCATGGCACTCCCGTCTTTCATGACCCCACAAACTATGAAGGCTATGCTTTTTACCCTTGGCTCTATCATTCCATTGTAGCGCTTCTTGGTCATATTGTTGGGGCTGTAATGCCAGTAACAGTCTATATAATGCCAATTCTCATACTTCTCCTGTCAATTATCATAATATATCTTCTCGTAGGTGAATTGACATCAAAACATGCGGCTGTGTTGAGTCCTTTGCTTCCCCTTGCGTTCCATTTCCCGGATCCACATCCTCATACTCTTATGTTGATGGTGTTTGTTCCCCTCTTTTATCTTGCTCTTATTCGTTATTTAAAAGAACCATCCATTAAAAATGGAATATTCCTAGGTACTACATGGGCTCTTGCAGGTCTAACTCATGTTTTAGGGACCTTTGGAATTGGAGCTGTGATTGTTGTGAATGTGATTTGGGACGTTGTCCGAGATAGAGCCCTCTCTGCAGTAAAAAGATGGATTGTACCGTTTTTTGTTGGCATCCCCTTACTGTTCCTCTATTGGGGGCCTCTCCTGTTTGTGTACCACGCTCAAACTCCCAATCCATATCAAAGCTTAGTCTGGGCTCATTACACAATTGTTGACTTCACAGTGGATATGGCAACATTTTTTGTATTTTACTCTTGGAAGGGAATACTCTCCCTTCTTGCCATTGTCGGTTTGTACATCATTGTAAAAATCCAATCTCATCCTGCGCGTAGAATCATTGTTTCATCACTCCTTGGCATGTATATAGGAGGAGTCATATTCATATTGCTTGGAAATCCACTAATTGCAAAAAAGCTGAGCCTATACTTCTTTACATTAGATATTATTTTGGTATCCCTTGGGGTTGCATACATTACCTCCAGATTTCCCAAAGGAAAAGCACTAGCCGCGATAACCGTTATGCTCTTGGCAATCTCTGGAGTCACTGTAATAGAGTTCGCATCTAGTCCATGGGTTCAGATTGGTTTTCATGAGTTTCCCTTTGACGAACTTCGAACATGGCTTATTGAAAACACTGACGTTAACGATGTTATTTTGAGCAATTATGAGGCATCATTCATGCTGTTTTCTATATCCGGAAGGAAAACGGTACTGTTTAGAAGAACCCATGCATCTCCTTTTGTTGACTACAATAAGAGAAGTGCCGATATAATGGTGGCATTATTAGGAAATAACACCACAAAAGCCCTTCAAATCTTAAAGGAATACCATATAAAGTATGTTTACATAGATAAGTCCACTTCTGCTGATCCTCTTTGGGTTCCTATCTCCTATAGAAAATACCTTGAAAACAATGGTGTCCCCTGTCACATTGAGCAAGTGAGATACGATCCAGCTGATCCTAAAAGTGTGAAAATCGAAGCGTGTGTCTCAGAGTTTAACATTTCCAAATTGATGCCATATCTCGAAGAGAGATTCAATAAACGTGATTCTGTGTTATTTGAGATACACTATCCTGACGAACTCGCAGAGATGTAG
- the trm5b gene encoding tRNA (guanine(37)-N1)-methyltransferase Trm5b: MLAVRVPKREAEKARRKLIELGVLAKGYAVKREGEFILFPVTGPAEGFELVEADFERLEKRPHSYREVVDVPEEVRPLLPSSFDIIGDIAIIEIPEGLVKYGRAIGKAILKVHRHIKAVFAKGSKVSGEYRVRELIHLAGEKRTETLHRENGIRLKLDVAKVYFSPRLATERMRIFEKARPGEVVFDMFAGVGPYAVLLAKKAKLVFACDINPWAIRYLEENIRLNKASNVVPILGDVRKVAGKLEADRVIMNLPKFADRFLREAMLSVKDGGVVHYYGFGPEEDLFSEHEAKIKAVARELGFEVEFLDRRKVRPYAPRQFNIAIDFRVLKSRSDVLCGEHELKSECFLDKTP; encoded by the coding sequence ATGCTCGCCGTCAGAGTCCCCAAGAGAGAGGCCGAAAAAGCGAGGAGGAAGCTCATCGAACTCGGCGTTCTGGCTAAGGGATACGCCGTTAAGCGGGAGGGTGAGTTCATACTCTTCCCAGTCACAGGGCCAGCGGAGGGTTTTGAACTCGTAGAGGCCGATTTTGAGAGACTTGAGAAGAGGCCCCACAGCTACCGCGAGGTCGTTGACGTCCCCGAAGAAGTTAGACCGCTCCTTCCGAGTTCTTTCGATATAATTGGCGACATTGCCATAATCGAAATCCCCGAGGGGCTTGTGAAGTACGGAAGGGCCATTGGGAAGGCAATCCTCAAAGTCCACCGCCACATAAAGGCCGTCTTCGCAAAGGGGAGCAAGGTCTCCGGCGAATACCGCGTGAGGGAGCTGATCCACCTCGCGGGAGAAAAAAGGACTGAAACCCTCCACCGCGAGAACGGGATAAGACTGAAGCTCGACGTAGCGAAGGTCTACTTCTCCCCGAGGCTCGCCACCGAGAGGATGAGGATTTTCGAGAAGGCCCGGCCTGGAGAGGTAGTCTTCGACATGTTCGCCGGCGTCGGCCCGTACGCGGTGCTCTTAGCGAAGAAGGCAAAGCTCGTCTTTGCCTGCGACATCAACCCCTGGGCGATACGCTACCTTGAGGAGAACATCAGGCTGAACAAAGCCAGCAACGTCGTGCCAATCCTTGGGGACGTGAGAAAGGTCGCCGGAAAACTAGAAGCCGACCGCGTCATAATGAACCTCCCCAAGTTCGCCGACCGCTTCCTGAGGGAGGCCATGCTGAGTGTTAAGGACGGAGGAGTTGTCCACTACTACGGCTTCGGCCCGGAGGAAGACCTCTTTTCGGAGCACGAGGCGAAGATTAAGGCCGTAGCGAGGGAGCTTGGCTTTGAGGTCGAGTTCCTTGACCGGAGGAAAGTCCGCCCCTACGCCCCGAGGCAGTTCAACATCGCGATTGACTTCAGGGTCTTGAAGTCTCGAAGCGATGTTTTGTGCGGAGAACATGAGCTTAAAAGCGAGTGTTTTCTTGATAAAACACCCTAA